In Aptenodytes patagonicus chromosome 6, bAptPat1.pri.cur, whole genome shotgun sequence, one genomic interval encodes:
- the DVL3 gene encoding segment polarity protein dishevelled homolog DVL-3 isoform X1: MAAAETKIIYHLDEQETPYLVKLPIPAERVTLGDFKGLLNRPNYKFYFKSMDDDFGVVKEEISDDNAKLPCFNGRVVSWLVSAEGSHSDAGSVCADNQTELPPSMERTGGIGDSRPPSFHPNTGGSRENLDNETETDSVVSSQRERPRRKDGPEHAPRVNGTVKGERRRDLGGYESSSTLMSSELETTSFFDSDEDDSTSRFSSSTEQSSASRLMRRHKRRRRKQKAPRIERSSSFSSITDSTMSLNIITVTLNMEKYNFLGISIVGQSNERGDGGIYIGSIMKGGAVAADGRIEPGDMLLQVNDINFENMSNDDAVRVLREIVHKPGPITLTVAKCWDPSPRGCFSLPRIAPQRIWAGPDSPCSDPGEPIRPIDPAAWVSHTAAMTGTYPAYGMSPSMSTITSTSSSITSSIPETERLDDFHLSIHSDMATIVKAMASPESGLEVRDRMWLKITIPNAFIGSDVVDWLYHHVEGFTDRRESRKYASNLLKAGYIRHTVNKITFSEQCYYIFGDLCGNMANLSLHDHDGSSGASDQDTLAPLPHPGAAPWPMAFPYQYPPPHPYNPHPGFPDPGYSYGGGSAGSQHSEGSRSSGSNRSGSERRKEREKTGESKSGGSGSESDHTTRSSMRRERAASERSVPASQHSQRSQHSLAHSIRSHHSQQSYGPPGLPPLFSPPMLLMPPPPSAMGPPGAPPGRDLASVPPELTASRQSFRMAMGNPRDVPCLGLAVAAVAFSLLLLCCCSAT, from the exons ATGGCGGCGGCCGAGACGAAGATCATTTACCACCTGGACGAGCAGGAGACGCCGTACCTGGTGAAGCTGCCGATCCCGGCCGAGCGCGTCACCCTCGGCGACTTCAAGGGCCTCCTCAACCGCCCCAACTACAAGTTCTACTTCAAGTCCATGGACGACGACTTCGG GGTGGTGAAAGAAGAGATCTCGGATGACAATGCCAAGCTTCCCTGCTTCAATGGCCGGGTGGTGTCATGG CTGGTGTCTGCAGAGGGTTCCCATTCAGATGCTGGCTCGGTCTGTGCCGATAACCAAACAGAGCTGCCACCCTCCATGGAGCGCACGGGAGGAATTGGAGACTCCAGGCCCCCCTCTTTCCA CCCTAACACTGGGGGCAGTCGCGAAAACTTGGACAATGAGACAGAGACAGACTCGGTGGTGTCGTCGCAAAGGGAACGACCTCGTCGGAAAGATGGGCCTGAGCATG CACCCAGGGTGAATGGGACAGTGAAGGGAGAGCGGCGCCGAGACCTGGGCGGGTACGAGAGCTCCTCCACGCTCATGAGCAGTGAGCTGGAGACCACCAGCTTCTTCGATTCAGATGAAGATGACTCCACCAGCAG GTTTAGCAGTTCGACAGAGCAAAGCAGTGCTTCCCGTCTAATGAGGAGGCATAAGCGACGCCGGCGGAAACAGAAGGCTCCACGCATTGAGCGG TCATCGTCCTTCAGCAGCATCACAGACTCCACCATGTCCCTGAACATCATCACGGTCACGCTGAACATGG AGAAATACAACTTCCTAGGCATTTCTATTGTTGGACAGAGCAATGAGCGTGGGGATGGAGGCATTTACATTGGCTCTATCATGAAGGGTGGCGCTGTGGCAGCTGATGGCAGGATTGAGCCAGGAGACATGCTCTTGCAG GTAAATGACATCAACTTTGAGAACATGAGCAACGATGATGCTGTGCGGGTGCTGAGGGAGATTGTGCACAAGCCAGG GCCCATTACCCTGACGGTGGCCAAGTGCTGGGACCCCAGCCCCCGGGGCTGCTTCTCGTTACCCAGGA tTGCTCCCCAGCGGATCTGGGCTGGGCCAGACTCTCCATGCTCCGATCCGG GTGAGCCCATCCGGCCCATCGACCCGGCAGCCTGGGTGTCTCACACGGCAGCGATGACTGGCACCTACCCAGCGTACGGTATGAGTCCATCCATGAGCACAATcacttccaccagctcctccATCACCAGCTCCATCCCAGAGACCGAAC GCCTCGATGACTTTCACCTGTCCATCCACAGTGACATGGCCACCATTGTCAAAGCCATGGCCTCACCAGAGTCAGGCCTGGAGGTGCGTGACCGCATGTGGCTGAAGATCACCATCCCCAATGCCTTCATTG GTTCGGATGTGGTGGATTGGCTCTATCACCATGTGGAGGGCTTTACAGACCGTCGTGAATCCCGCAAATATGCCAGCAATCTGCTGAAGGCTGGCTACATCCGACACACTGTGAACAAGATCACCTTCTCGGAGCAATGCTATTACATCTTTGGGGACCTCTGTGGAA ACATGGCTAATCTTTCTCTTCATGATCACGATGGCTCCAGTGGTGCCTCCGATCAGGACACTTTGGCTCCGCTCCCCCACCCAGGAGCCGCACCCTGGCCTATGGCTTTTCCGTATCAGTATCCACCACCTCATCCATACAACCCCCACCCCGGCTTCCCTGACCCAGGCTACAGCTACGGAgggggcagtgcaggcagccagcacagTGAAG GGAGCCGGAGCAGCGGTTCCAATCGCAGCGGCAgcgagaggaggaaggagagagagaaaaccgGGGAGTCCAAGTCGGGTGGCAGCGGGAGCGAGTCGGACCACACCACAAGGAGCAGCATGCGGCGTGAGCGCGCGGCCAGTGAGCGCTCGGTGCCGGCCAGCCAGCACAGCCAGCGTAGCCAGCACTCTCTGGCTCACAGCATCCGCAGCCACCACAGCCAGCAGTCGTATGGGCCGCCCGGCCTCCCCCCTCTCTTCAGCCCCCCCATGTTGCTGATGCCTCCACCGCCTTCAGCCATGGGGCCCCCcggggcgccgccgggccgtgacCTGGCCTCTGTGCCCCCTGAACTGACAGCCAGTAGACAGTCCTTCCGAATGGCCATGGGCAACCCCA GGGATGTCCCATGCCTGGGGCTGGCGGTGGCAGCTGTGgccttctccctcctgctgttgtgctgctgctcagcaacGTGA
- the DVL3 gene encoding segment polarity protein dishevelled homolog DVL-3 isoform X4 — protein sequence MAAAETKIIYHLDEQETPYLVKLPIPAERVTLGDFKGLLNRPNYKFYFKSMDDDFGVVKEEISDDNAKLPCFNGRVVSWLVSAEGSHSDAGSVCADNQTELPPSMERTGGIGDSRPPSFHPNTGGSRENLDNETETDSVVSSQRERPRRKDGPEHAPRVNGTVKGERRRDLGGYESSSTLMSSELETTSFFDSDEDDSTSRFSSSTEQSSASRLMRRHKRRRRKQKAPRIERSSSFSSITDSTMSLNIITVTLNMEKYNFLGISIVGQSNERGDGGIYIGSIMKGGAVAADGRIEPGDMLLQVNDINFENMSNDDAVRVLREIVHKPGPITLTVAKCWDPSPRGCFSLPRIAPQRIWAGPDSPCSDPGEPIRPIDPAAWVSHTAAMTGTYPAYGLDDFHLSIHSDMATIVKAMASPESGLEVRDRMWLKITIPNAFIGSDVVDWLYHHVEGFTDRRESRKYASNLLKAGYIRHTVNKITFSEQCYYIFGDLCGNMANLSLHDHDGSSGASDQDTLAPLPHPGAAPWPMAFPYQYPPPHPYNPHPGFPDPGYSYGGGSAGSQHSEGSRSSGSNRSGSERRKEREKTGESKSGGSGSESDHTTRSSMRRERAASERSVPASQHSQRSQHSLAHSIRSHHSQQSYGPPGLPPLFSPPMLLMPPPPSAMGPPGAPPGRDLASVPPELTASRQSFRMAMGNPRDVPCLGLAVAAVAFSLLLLCCCSAT from the exons ATGGCGGCGGCCGAGACGAAGATCATTTACCACCTGGACGAGCAGGAGACGCCGTACCTGGTGAAGCTGCCGATCCCGGCCGAGCGCGTCACCCTCGGCGACTTCAAGGGCCTCCTCAACCGCCCCAACTACAAGTTCTACTTCAAGTCCATGGACGACGACTTCGG GGTGGTGAAAGAAGAGATCTCGGATGACAATGCCAAGCTTCCCTGCTTCAATGGCCGGGTGGTGTCATGG CTGGTGTCTGCAGAGGGTTCCCATTCAGATGCTGGCTCGGTCTGTGCCGATAACCAAACAGAGCTGCCACCCTCCATGGAGCGCACGGGAGGAATTGGAGACTCCAGGCCCCCCTCTTTCCA CCCTAACACTGGGGGCAGTCGCGAAAACTTGGACAATGAGACAGAGACAGACTCGGTGGTGTCGTCGCAAAGGGAACGACCTCGTCGGAAAGATGGGCCTGAGCATG CACCCAGGGTGAATGGGACAGTGAAGGGAGAGCGGCGCCGAGACCTGGGCGGGTACGAGAGCTCCTCCACGCTCATGAGCAGTGAGCTGGAGACCACCAGCTTCTTCGATTCAGATGAAGATGACTCCACCAGCAG GTTTAGCAGTTCGACAGAGCAAAGCAGTGCTTCCCGTCTAATGAGGAGGCATAAGCGACGCCGGCGGAAACAGAAGGCTCCACGCATTGAGCGG TCATCGTCCTTCAGCAGCATCACAGACTCCACCATGTCCCTGAACATCATCACGGTCACGCTGAACATGG AGAAATACAACTTCCTAGGCATTTCTATTGTTGGACAGAGCAATGAGCGTGGGGATGGAGGCATTTACATTGGCTCTATCATGAAGGGTGGCGCTGTGGCAGCTGATGGCAGGATTGAGCCAGGAGACATGCTCTTGCAG GTAAATGACATCAACTTTGAGAACATGAGCAACGATGATGCTGTGCGGGTGCTGAGGGAGATTGTGCACAAGCCAGG GCCCATTACCCTGACGGTGGCCAAGTGCTGGGACCCCAGCCCCCGGGGCTGCTTCTCGTTACCCAGGA tTGCTCCCCAGCGGATCTGGGCTGGGCCAGACTCTCCATGCTCCGATCCGG GTGAGCCCATCCGGCCCATCGACCCGGCAGCCTGGGTGTCTCACACGGCAGCGATGACTGGCACCTACCCAGCGTACG GCCTCGATGACTTTCACCTGTCCATCCACAGTGACATGGCCACCATTGTCAAAGCCATGGCCTCACCAGAGTCAGGCCTGGAGGTGCGTGACCGCATGTGGCTGAAGATCACCATCCCCAATGCCTTCATTG GTTCGGATGTGGTGGATTGGCTCTATCACCATGTGGAGGGCTTTACAGACCGTCGTGAATCCCGCAAATATGCCAGCAATCTGCTGAAGGCTGGCTACATCCGACACACTGTGAACAAGATCACCTTCTCGGAGCAATGCTATTACATCTTTGGGGACCTCTGTGGAA ACATGGCTAATCTTTCTCTTCATGATCACGATGGCTCCAGTGGTGCCTCCGATCAGGACACTTTGGCTCCGCTCCCCCACCCAGGAGCCGCACCCTGGCCTATGGCTTTTCCGTATCAGTATCCACCACCTCATCCATACAACCCCCACCCCGGCTTCCCTGACCCAGGCTACAGCTACGGAgggggcagtgcaggcagccagcacagTGAAG GGAGCCGGAGCAGCGGTTCCAATCGCAGCGGCAgcgagaggaggaaggagagagagaaaaccgGGGAGTCCAAGTCGGGTGGCAGCGGGAGCGAGTCGGACCACACCACAAGGAGCAGCATGCGGCGTGAGCGCGCGGCCAGTGAGCGCTCGGTGCCGGCCAGCCAGCACAGCCAGCGTAGCCAGCACTCTCTGGCTCACAGCATCCGCAGCCACCACAGCCAGCAGTCGTATGGGCCGCCCGGCCTCCCCCCTCTCTTCAGCCCCCCCATGTTGCTGATGCCTCCACCGCCTTCAGCCATGGGGCCCCCcggggcgccgccgggccgtgacCTGGCCTCTGTGCCCCCTGAACTGACAGCCAGTAGACAGTCCTTCCGAATGGCCATGGGCAACCCCA GGGATGTCCCATGCCTGGGGCTGGCGGTGGCAGCTGTGgccttctccctcctgctgttgtgctgctgctcagcaacGTGA
- the DVL3 gene encoding segment polarity protein dishevelled homolog DVL-3 isoform X2, which yields MAAAETKIIYHLDEQETPYLVKLPIPAERVTLGDFKGLLNRPNYKFYFKSMDDDFGVVKEEISDDNAKLPCFNGRVVSWLVSAEGSHSDAGSVCADNQTELPPSMERTGGIGDSRPPSFHPNTGGSRENLDNETETDSVVSSQRERPRRKDGPEHAPRVNGTVKGERRRDLGGYESSSTLMSSELETTSFFDSDEDDSTSRFSSSTEQSSASRLMRRHKRRRRKQKAPRIERSSSFSSITDSTMSLNIITVTLNMEKYNFLGISIVGQSNERGDGGIYIGSIMKGGAVAADGRIEPGDMLLQVNDINFENMSNDDAVRVLREIVHKPGPITLTVAKCWDPSPRGCFSLPRIAPQRIWAGPDSPCSDPGEPIRPIDPAAWVSHTAAMTGTYPAYGMSPSMSTITSTSSSITSSIPETERLDDFHLSIHSDMATIVKAMASPESGLEVRDRMWLKITIPNAFIGSDVVDWLYHHVEGFTDRRESRKYASNLLKAGYIRHTVNKITFSEQCYYIFGDLCGNMANLSLHDHDGSSGASDQDTLAPLPHPGAAPWPMAFPYQYPPPHPYNPHPGFPDPGYSYGGGSAGSQHSEGSRSSGSNRSGSERRKEREKTGESKSGGSGSESDHTTRSSMRRERAASERSVPASQHSQRSQHSLAHSIRSHHSQQSYGPPGLPPLFSPPMLLMPPPPSAMGPPGAPPGRDLASVPPELTASRQSFRMAMGNPTKNYGVFDFL from the exons ATGGCGGCGGCCGAGACGAAGATCATTTACCACCTGGACGAGCAGGAGACGCCGTACCTGGTGAAGCTGCCGATCCCGGCCGAGCGCGTCACCCTCGGCGACTTCAAGGGCCTCCTCAACCGCCCCAACTACAAGTTCTACTTCAAGTCCATGGACGACGACTTCGG GGTGGTGAAAGAAGAGATCTCGGATGACAATGCCAAGCTTCCCTGCTTCAATGGCCGGGTGGTGTCATGG CTGGTGTCTGCAGAGGGTTCCCATTCAGATGCTGGCTCGGTCTGTGCCGATAACCAAACAGAGCTGCCACCCTCCATGGAGCGCACGGGAGGAATTGGAGACTCCAGGCCCCCCTCTTTCCA CCCTAACACTGGGGGCAGTCGCGAAAACTTGGACAATGAGACAGAGACAGACTCGGTGGTGTCGTCGCAAAGGGAACGACCTCGTCGGAAAGATGGGCCTGAGCATG CACCCAGGGTGAATGGGACAGTGAAGGGAGAGCGGCGCCGAGACCTGGGCGGGTACGAGAGCTCCTCCACGCTCATGAGCAGTGAGCTGGAGACCACCAGCTTCTTCGATTCAGATGAAGATGACTCCACCAGCAG GTTTAGCAGTTCGACAGAGCAAAGCAGTGCTTCCCGTCTAATGAGGAGGCATAAGCGACGCCGGCGGAAACAGAAGGCTCCACGCATTGAGCGG TCATCGTCCTTCAGCAGCATCACAGACTCCACCATGTCCCTGAACATCATCACGGTCACGCTGAACATGG AGAAATACAACTTCCTAGGCATTTCTATTGTTGGACAGAGCAATGAGCGTGGGGATGGAGGCATTTACATTGGCTCTATCATGAAGGGTGGCGCTGTGGCAGCTGATGGCAGGATTGAGCCAGGAGACATGCTCTTGCAG GTAAATGACATCAACTTTGAGAACATGAGCAACGATGATGCTGTGCGGGTGCTGAGGGAGATTGTGCACAAGCCAGG GCCCATTACCCTGACGGTGGCCAAGTGCTGGGACCCCAGCCCCCGGGGCTGCTTCTCGTTACCCAGGA tTGCTCCCCAGCGGATCTGGGCTGGGCCAGACTCTCCATGCTCCGATCCGG GTGAGCCCATCCGGCCCATCGACCCGGCAGCCTGGGTGTCTCACACGGCAGCGATGACTGGCACCTACCCAGCGTACGGTATGAGTCCATCCATGAGCACAATcacttccaccagctcctccATCACCAGCTCCATCCCAGAGACCGAAC GCCTCGATGACTTTCACCTGTCCATCCACAGTGACATGGCCACCATTGTCAAAGCCATGGCCTCACCAGAGTCAGGCCTGGAGGTGCGTGACCGCATGTGGCTGAAGATCACCATCCCCAATGCCTTCATTG GTTCGGATGTGGTGGATTGGCTCTATCACCATGTGGAGGGCTTTACAGACCGTCGTGAATCCCGCAAATATGCCAGCAATCTGCTGAAGGCTGGCTACATCCGACACACTGTGAACAAGATCACCTTCTCGGAGCAATGCTATTACATCTTTGGGGACCTCTGTGGAA ACATGGCTAATCTTTCTCTTCATGATCACGATGGCTCCAGTGGTGCCTCCGATCAGGACACTTTGGCTCCGCTCCCCCACCCAGGAGCCGCACCCTGGCCTATGGCTTTTCCGTATCAGTATCCACCACCTCATCCATACAACCCCCACCCCGGCTTCCCTGACCCAGGCTACAGCTACGGAgggggcagtgcaggcagccagcacagTGAAG GGAGCCGGAGCAGCGGTTCCAATCGCAGCGGCAgcgagaggaggaaggagagagagaaaaccgGGGAGTCCAAGTCGGGTGGCAGCGGGAGCGAGTCGGACCACACCACAAGGAGCAGCATGCGGCGTGAGCGCGCGGCCAGTGAGCGCTCGGTGCCGGCCAGCCAGCACAGCCAGCGTAGCCAGCACTCTCTGGCTCACAGCATCCGCAGCCACCACAGCCAGCAGTCGTATGGGCCGCCCGGCCTCCCCCCTCTCTTCAGCCCCCCCATGTTGCTGATGCCTCCACCGCCTTCAGCCATGGGGCCCCCcggggcgccgccgggccgtgacCTGGCCTCTGTGCCCCCTGAACTGACAGCCAGTAGACAGTCCTTCCGAATGGCCATGGGCAACCCCA CAAAGAATTACGGGGTGTTTGACTTTCTCTGA
- the DVL3 gene encoding segment polarity protein dishevelled homolog DVL-3 isoform X3 — protein MAAAETKIIYHLDEQETPYLVKLPIPAERVTLGDFKGLLNRPNYKFYFKSMDDDFGVVKEEISDDNAKLPCFNGRVVSWLVSAEGSHSDAGSVCADNQTELPPSMERTGGIGDSRPPSFHPNTGGSRENLDNETETDSVVSSQRERPRRKDGPEHAPRVNGTVKGERRRDLGGYESSSTLMSSELETTSFFDSDEDDSTSRFSSSTEQSSASRLMRRHKRRRRKQKAPRIERSSSFSSITDSTMSLNIITVTLNMEKYNFLGISIVGQSNERGDGGIYIGSIMKGGAVAADGRIEPGDMLLQVNDINFENMSNDDAVRVLREIVHKPGPITLTVAKCWDPSPRGCFSLPRSEPIRPIDPAAWVSHTAAMTGTYPAYGMSPSMSTITSTSSSITSSIPETERLDDFHLSIHSDMATIVKAMASPESGLEVRDRMWLKITIPNAFIGSDVVDWLYHHVEGFTDRRESRKYASNLLKAGYIRHTVNKITFSEQCYYIFGDLCGNMANLSLHDHDGSSGASDQDTLAPLPHPGAAPWPMAFPYQYPPPHPYNPHPGFPDPGYSYGGGSAGSQHSEGSRSSGSNRSGSERRKEREKTGESKSGGSGSESDHTTRSSMRRERAASERSVPASQHSQRSQHSLAHSIRSHHSQQSYGPPGLPPLFSPPMLLMPPPPSAMGPPGAPPGRDLASVPPELTASRQSFRMAMGNPRDVPCLGLAVAAVAFSLLLLCCCSAT, from the exons ATGGCGGCGGCCGAGACGAAGATCATTTACCACCTGGACGAGCAGGAGACGCCGTACCTGGTGAAGCTGCCGATCCCGGCCGAGCGCGTCACCCTCGGCGACTTCAAGGGCCTCCTCAACCGCCCCAACTACAAGTTCTACTTCAAGTCCATGGACGACGACTTCGG GGTGGTGAAAGAAGAGATCTCGGATGACAATGCCAAGCTTCCCTGCTTCAATGGCCGGGTGGTGTCATGG CTGGTGTCTGCAGAGGGTTCCCATTCAGATGCTGGCTCGGTCTGTGCCGATAACCAAACAGAGCTGCCACCCTCCATGGAGCGCACGGGAGGAATTGGAGACTCCAGGCCCCCCTCTTTCCA CCCTAACACTGGGGGCAGTCGCGAAAACTTGGACAATGAGACAGAGACAGACTCGGTGGTGTCGTCGCAAAGGGAACGACCTCGTCGGAAAGATGGGCCTGAGCATG CACCCAGGGTGAATGGGACAGTGAAGGGAGAGCGGCGCCGAGACCTGGGCGGGTACGAGAGCTCCTCCACGCTCATGAGCAGTGAGCTGGAGACCACCAGCTTCTTCGATTCAGATGAAGATGACTCCACCAGCAG GTTTAGCAGTTCGACAGAGCAAAGCAGTGCTTCCCGTCTAATGAGGAGGCATAAGCGACGCCGGCGGAAACAGAAGGCTCCACGCATTGAGCGG TCATCGTCCTTCAGCAGCATCACAGACTCCACCATGTCCCTGAACATCATCACGGTCACGCTGAACATGG AGAAATACAACTTCCTAGGCATTTCTATTGTTGGACAGAGCAATGAGCGTGGGGATGGAGGCATTTACATTGGCTCTATCATGAAGGGTGGCGCTGTGGCAGCTGATGGCAGGATTGAGCCAGGAGACATGCTCTTGCAG GTAAATGACATCAACTTTGAGAACATGAGCAACGATGATGCTGTGCGGGTGCTGAGGGAGATTGTGCACAAGCCAGG GCCCATTACCCTGACGGTGGCCAAGTGCTGGGACCCCAGCCCCCGGGGCTGCTTCTCGTTACCCAGGA GTGAGCCCATCCGGCCCATCGACCCGGCAGCCTGGGTGTCTCACACGGCAGCGATGACTGGCACCTACCCAGCGTACGGTATGAGTCCATCCATGAGCACAATcacttccaccagctcctccATCACCAGCTCCATCCCAGAGACCGAAC GCCTCGATGACTTTCACCTGTCCATCCACAGTGACATGGCCACCATTGTCAAAGCCATGGCCTCACCAGAGTCAGGCCTGGAGGTGCGTGACCGCATGTGGCTGAAGATCACCATCCCCAATGCCTTCATTG GTTCGGATGTGGTGGATTGGCTCTATCACCATGTGGAGGGCTTTACAGACCGTCGTGAATCCCGCAAATATGCCAGCAATCTGCTGAAGGCTGGCTACATCCGACACACTGTGAACAAGATCACCTTCTCGGAGCAATGCTATTACATCTTTGGGGACCTCTGTGGAA ACATGGCTAATCTTTCTCTTCATGATCACGATGGCTCCAGTGGTGCCTCCGATCAGGACACTTTGGCTCCGCTCCCCCACCCAGGAGCCGCACCCTGGCCTATGGCTTTTCCGTATCAGTATCCACCACCTCATCCATACAACCCCCACCCCGGCTTCCCTGACCCAGGCTACAGCTACGGAgggggcagtgcaggcagccagcacagTGAAG GGAGCCGGAGCAGCGGTTCCAATCGCAGCGGCAgcgagaggaggaaggagagagagaaaaccgGGGAGTCCAAGTCGGGTGGCAGCGGGAGCGAGTCGGACCACACCACAAGGAGCAGCATGCGGCGTGAGCGCGCGGCCAGTGAGCGCTCGGTGCCGGCCAGCCAGCACAGCCAGCGTAGCCAGCACTCTCTGGCTCACAGCATCCGCAGCCACCACAGCCAGCAGTCGTATGGGCCGCCCGGCCTCCCCCCTCTCTTCAGCCCCCCCATGTTGCTGATGCCTCCACCGCCTTCAGCCATGGGGCCCCCcggggcgccgccgggccgtgacCTGGCCTCTGTGCCCCCTGAACTGACAGCCAGTAGACAGTCCTTCCGAATGGCCATGGGCAACCCCA GGGATGTCCCATGCCTGGGGCTGGCGGTGGCAGCTGTGgccttctccctcctgctgttgtgctgctgctcagcaacGTGA
- the DVL3 gene encoding segment polarity protein dishevelled homolog DVL-3 isoform X7 codes for MAAAETKIIYHLDEQETPYLVKLPIPAERVTLGDFKGLLNRPNYKFYFKSMDDDFGVVKEEISDDNAKLPCFNGRVVSWLVSAEGSHSDAGSVCADNQTELPPSMERTGGIGDSRPPSFHPNTGGSRENLDNETETDSVVSSQRERPRRKDGPEHAPRVNGTVKGERRRDLGGYESSSTLMSSELETTSFFDSDEDDSTSRFSSSTEQSSASRLMRRHKRRRRKQKAPRIERSSSFSSITDSTMSLNIITVTLNMEKYNFLGISIVGQSNERGDGGIYIGSIMKGGAVAADGRIEPGDMLLQVNDINFENMSNDDAVRVLREIVHKPGPITLTVAKCWDPSPRGCFSLPRSEPIRPIDPAAWVSHTAAMTGTYPAYGLDDFHLSIHSDMATIVKAMASPESGLEVRDRMWLKITIPNAFIGSDVVDWLYHHVEGFTDRRESRKYASNLLKAGYIRHTVNKITFSEQCYYIFGDLCGNMANLSLHDHDGSSGASDQDTLAPLPHPGAAPWPMAFPYQYPPPHPYNPHPGFPDPGYSYGGGSAGSQHSEGSRSSGSNRSGSERRKEREKTGESKSGGSGSESDHTTRSSMRRERAASERSVPASQHSQRSQHSLAHSIRSHHSQQSYGPPGLPPLFSPPMLLMPPPPSAMGPPGAPPGRDLASVPPELTASRQSFRMAMGNPRDVPCLGLAVAAVAFSLLLLCCCSAT; via the exons ATGGCGGCGGCCGAGACGAAGATCATTTACCACCTGGACGAGCAGGAGACGCCGTACCTGGTGAAGCTGCCGATCCCGGCCGAGCGCGTCACCCTCGGCGACTTCAAGGGCCTCCTCAACCGCCCCAACTACAAGTTCTACTTCAAGTCCATGGACGACGACTTCGG GGTGGTGAAAGAAGAGATCTCGGATGACAATGCCAAGCTTCCCTGCTTCAATGGCCGGGTGGTGTCATGG CTGGTGTCTGCAGAGGGTTCCCATTCAGATGCTGGCTCGGTCTGTGCCGATAACCAAACAGAGCTGCCACCCTCCATGGAGCGCACGGGAGGAATTGGAGACTCCAGGCCCCCCTCTTTCCA CCCTAACACTGGGGGCAGTCGCGAAAACTTGGACAATGAGACAGAGACAGACTCGGTGGTGTCGTCGCAAAGGGAACGACCTCGTCGGAAAGATGGGCCTGAGCATG CACCCAGGGTGAATGGGACAGTGAAGGGAGAGCGGCGCCGAGACCTGGGCGGGTACGAGAGCTCCTCCACGCTCATGAGCAGTGAGCTGGAGACCACCAGCTTCTTCGATTCAGATGAAGATGACTCCACCAGCAG GTTTAGCAGTTCGACAGAGCAAAGCAGTGCTTCCCGTCTAATGAGGAGGCATAAGCGACGCCGGCGGAAACAGAAGGCTCCACGCATTGAGCGG TCATCGTCCTTCAGCAGCATCACAGACTCCACCATGTCCCTGAACATCATCACGGTCACGCTGAACATGG AGAAATACAACTTCCTAGGCATTTCTATTGTTGGACAGAGCAATGAGCGTGGGGATGGAGGCATTTACATTGGCTCTATCATGAAGGGTGGCGCTGTGGCAGCTGATGGCAGGATTGAGCCAGGAGACATGCTCTTGCAG GTAAATGACATCAACTTTGAGAACATGAGCAACGATGATGCTGTGCGGGTGCTGAGGGAGATTGTGCACAAGCCAGG GCCCATTACCCTGACGGTGGCCAAGTGCTGGGACCCCAGCCCCCGGGGCTGCTTCTCGTTACCCAGGA GTGAGCCCATCCGGCCCATCGACCCGGCAGCCTGGGTGTCTCACACGGCAGCGATGACTGGCACCTACCCAGCGTACG GCCTCGATGACTTTCACCTGTCCATCCACAGTGACATGGCCACCATTGTCAAAGCCATGGCCTCACCAGAGTCAGGCCTGGAGGTGCGTGACCGCATGTGGCTGAAGATCACCATCCCCAATGCCTTCATTG GTTCGGATGTGGTGGATTGGCTCTATCACCATGTGGAGGGCTTTACAGACCGTCGTGAATCCCGCAAATATGCCAGCAATCTGCTGAAGGCTGGCTACATCCGACACACTGTGAACAAGATCACCTTCTCGGAGCAATGCTATTACATCTTTGGGGACCTCTGTGGAA ACATGGCTAATCTTTCTCTTCATGATCACGATGGCTCCAGTGGTGCCTCCGATCAGGACACTTTGGCTCCGCTCCCCCACCCAGGAGCCGCACCCTGGCCTATGGCTTTTCCGTATCAGTATCCACCACCTCATCCATACAACCCCCACCCCGGCTTCCCTGACCCAGGCTACAGCTACGGAgggggcagtgcaggcagccagcacagTGAAG GGAGCCGGAGCAGCGGTTCCAATCGCAGCGGCAgcgagaggaggaaggagagagagaaaaccgGGGAGTCCAAGTCGGGTGGCAGCGGGAGCGAGTCGGACCACACCACAAGGAGCAGCATGCGGCGTGAGCGCGCGGCCAGTGAGCGCTCGGTGCCGGCCAGCCAGCACAGCCAGCGTAGCCAGCACTCTCTGGCTCACAGCATCCGCAGCCACCACAGCCAGCAGTCGTATGGGCCGCCCGGCCTCCCCCCTCTCTTCAGCCCCCCCATGTTGCTGATGCCTCCACCGCCTTCAGCCATGGGGCCCCCcggggcgccgccgggccgtgacCTGGCCTCTGTGCCCCCTGAACTGACAGCCAGTAGACAGTCCTTCCGAATGGCCATGGGCAACCCCA GGGATGTCCCATGCCTGGGGCTGGCGGTGGCAGCTGTGgccttctccctcctgctgttgtgctgctgctcagcaacGTGA